From one Xiphophorus hellerii strain 12219 chromosome 18, Xiphophorus_hellerii-4.1, whole genome shotgun sequence genomic stretch:
- the ubash3bb gene encoding ubiquitin associated and SH3 domain containing Bb, whose product MAAKEDLYSKIIPRRLRQSRPGSMKSSSNLDVLLSMGFSRHRALKSLVSTGGRSVQAACDWLFSHVDDPFLDDPLPREFVLYLRPSGPLQNQLSHFWQQSRVTCGKNKAHNIFPHITLCQFFMCADPKVEALCEALQATVQQWRGRFPRPLPLELYTSSNFIGLFVEEQVADVLRQFAADFATEAVRKTEVKVEPHKKQLHLTLAYNFPSDHLSSLEKLAKGIEVKLGCDWLAVLFSRDIRFASHETLRVMYPYMPQNDDELELVPGDFIFTSSMDQTSTSEGWVHGTSLATGLSGLLPENYVSLADESDTWVFHGSHSFFSCGPGDKAGKDKGMFDGLLDSRRPDLTGPGDTPALSVICHPMQQVLRLSGSHTRQPKRTVFVCRHGERMDVVFGKHWLTLCSDGKGRYVRSNLNMPPSLPLWGGQRDYDMDAPITVFGSTQARLVGEALLESNTVIDFVYCSPSLRCVQTAQNILKGLQQDGKLKVRVEPGLFEWTKWVSGNSMPAWIPPTDLAAANFSVDTAYRPLIPASKLTVSESYENYMSRSYQVTKDILSDCKSTGNNVLIVAHASSLEACTRQLQGRSPQNAKDFIQVVRKIPYLGFCACEEQGETGMWQLVDPPILPLTHGPNHSFDWKETLLQE is encoded by the exons CCTGAAGTCTCTGGTGTCAACTGGAGGTCGGAGTGTACAGGCAGCATGTGACTG GCTGTTCTCCCATGTGGACGACCCGTTCCTGGACGACCCCCTGCCCAGGGAGTTCGTTCTCTACCTGCGACCCAGCGGGCCGCTCCAGAACCAGCTCTCACACTTCTGGCAGCAGAGCCGGGTCACCTGTGGCAAAAACAAGGCCCACAATATTTTTCCACACATCACTCTCTGTCAGTTCTTCATG TGTGCCGACCCCAAAGTGGAAGCCCTGTGTGAGGCCCTTCAGGCCACCGTTCAGCAGTGGAGGGGCCGCTTCCCCCGCCCGCTGCCTCTGGAGCTCTACACGTCGTCCAACTTCATCGGGCTGTTTGTGGAGGAGCAGGTGGCCGACGTCCTCAGGCAGTTTGCAGCCGACTTCGCCACAGAGGCCGTCAGGAAGACAG AGGTCAAAGTGGAGCCTCACAAGAAGCAGCTCCACCTGACGCTGGCCTACAACTTCCCCAGTGATCACCTCTCCTCACTGGAGAAGCTGGCCAAGGGCATCGAGGTGAAGCTGGGCTGTGATTGGCTGGCTGTCCTGTTCTCCCGGGACATTCGTTTTGCTAGCCATGAG ACGCTGAGGGTCATGTACCCCTACATGCCCCAGAACGATGACGAACTGGAGCTGGTTCCTGGGGATTTTATCTTCACGTCTTCCATGGACCAGACCAGCACCAGCGAGGGCTGGGTCCACGGAACCTCGCTGGCCACCGGCCTGTCTGGGCTCCTGCCGGAGAACTACGTGAGCCTGGCCGACGAGTCTGACACATGGGTGTTTCATGG CTCCCACTCCTTCTTCAGCTGTGGACCTGGTGATAAAGCTGGTAAGGATAAAGGAATGTTTGACGGCCTGCTGGACAGCAGACGTCCTGACCTCACCGGTCCTGGAGACACGCCTGCTCTCAGTGTGATCTGCCACCCTATGCAG CAGGTCCTGCGGCTCAGTGGCAGCCACACTCGGCAGCCCAAACGGACGGTGTTTGTGTGCCGGCACGGCGAGAGGATGGACGTGGTGTTTGGGAAACACTGGCTCACTCTCTGCTCGGACGGCAAAG GTAGATACGTACGCTCCAACCTCAACATGCCTCCCAGCCTGCCTCTGTGGGGAGGACAGAGAGACTACGACATGGACGCCCCCATCACTGTGTTTGGGTCCACTCAGGCCCGATTAGTGG GCGAGGCCCTGTTGGAGAGCAACACGGTGATAGACTTTGTGTACTGCTCTCCGTCGCTGCGATGTGTTCAGACTGCGCAGAACATCTTGAAAG GCCTGCAGCAGGACGGGAAGCTGAAGGTGCGCGTGGAGCCGGGTCTTTTCGAGTGGACAAAGTGGGTGTCAGGAAACTCCATGCCAGCGTGGATCCCCCCCACTGATCTGGCTGCTGCCAACTTCAGCGTAGACACAGCTTACAG GCCTCTGATCCCGGCCAGCAAGCTGACCGTGTCCGAGTCCTACGAGAACTACATGAGCCGCAGCTACCAAGTCACCAAAGACATCCTGTCAGACTGCAAAAGCACAG GAAACAACGTGCTGATCGTAGCCCACGCGTCTTCCCTGGAGGCCTGCACGCGGCAGCTGCAGGGCCGCAGCCCCCAGAACGCCAAGGACTTCATCCAAGTCGTACGAAAG ATCCCGTACCTGGGCTTCTGTGCCTGTGAGGAACAGGGAGAGACGGGAATGTGGCAGTTAGTGGACCCTCCTATCCTGCCTCTGACTCATGGACCAAACCACTCCTTCGACTGGAAGGAGACTCTTCTGCAAGAATGA